Proteins encoded within one genomic window of Arachis ipaensis cultivar K30076 chromosome B08, Araip1.1, whole genome shotgun sequence:
- the LOC107612715 gene encoding ATP-dependent RNA helicase glh-2-like isoform X2 — translation MTVTEYAKEFTRLSKSAPYLVNSKEMKVRRFVRGLAEPMFTTLMPEVGRMSFKDVLNSAYGIEAGIAERNAFKDVGKKPKMKGQFSGGSSLGGFQFHHGQTNQQGYSGYRARPQASFGGVASSGSAPMSVSNPRYFVKSTSQSSAQDSNQTRPAQPYCLQCGSYHSGICFKATGACFGCGQSGHLRKDCPNPRGGFAPGIARPTIPMPSSSAMSIGNSSGPSGRGAGGKGQTYNRGGSQRGRGQARVHALTRQDAQASHAVVADTGVISGSIPPAPQ, via the coding sequence ATGACAGTGACTGAGTATGCTAAGGAGTTTACTAGACTTTCTAAGAGTGCTCCGTACTTGGTGAATTCAAAAGAGATGAAAGTTCGTCGTTTCGTTCGTGGATTGGCAGAACCTATGTTCACTACTCTTATGCCTGAAGTCGGACGTATGTCTTTTAAGGATGTCCTAAACTCTGCCTATGGAATTGAAGCTGGGATAGCGGAGAGAAATGCTTTTAAGGATGTTGGTAAGAAGCCCAAGATGAAGGGACAATTTTCTGGTGGATCTAGTTTAGGAGGATTTCAGTTTCATCATGGTCAAACTAATCAGCAAGGTTATTCGGGGTATCGAGCTCGTCCTCAAGCATCTTTTGGTGGGGTTGCTTCTTCTGGATCTGCTCCCATGAGTGTTTCGAATCCCAGATATTTTGTTAAGAGCACCTCTCAATCTAGTGCACAGGATTCAAATCAGACAAGGCCAGCTCAGCCCTATTGTCTTCAGTGTGGAAGTTACCATTCCGGTATATGTTTCAAGGCTACTGGTGCATGTTTTGGTTGTGGTCAATCTGGTCATCTTAGGAAGGATTGTCCAAATCCTAGAGGAGGCTTTGCTCCAGGTATTGCACGTCCTACAATACCAATGCCATCATCTTCAGCTATGTCTATTGGAAATTCTTCTGGTCCTAGTGGCAGAGGAGCAGGTGGCAAAGGTCAGACCTATAACAGAGGAGGGAGCCAAAGAGGAAGAGGTCAGGCACGTGTGCATGCCTTAACACGTCAAGATGCTCAAGCTTCTCATGCTGTGGTGGCAG
- the LOC107612715 gene encoding uncharacterized protein LOC107612715 isoform X1: protein MTVTEYAKEFTRLSKSAPYLVNSKEMKVRRFVRGLAEPMFTTLMPEVGRMSFKDVLNSAYGIEAGIAERNAFKDVGKKPKMKGQFSGGSSLGGFQFHHGQTNQQGYSGYRARPQASFGGVASSGSAPMSVSNPRYFVKSTSQSSAQDSNQTRPAQPYCLQCGSYHSGICFKATGACFGCGQSGHLRKDCPNPRGGFAPGIARPTIPMPSSSAMSIGNSSGPSGRGAGGKGQTYNRGGSQRGRGQARVHALTRQDAQASHAVVAGTLQVCSLDARVLFDTGSHYSYVSPHLASRFDKQPELLSHPFHVGTPLGVSTMVRVVFRSCVVRINTVETLADLIFLEPMEDIDVILGMDWLAACHADVGCYSKTVKFDIPGISPFVFKGDDCPTLASIISSMSAMQLMDKENQGFLAVVRDVDAEVPSLDQVPIVREFPDVFPDELPGMPPDREVEFSIELAPGVQPVSIPPYRMAPTELRELKF from the coding sequence ATGACAGTGACTGAGTATGCTAAGGAGTTTACTAGACTTTCTAAGAGTGCTCCGTACTTGGTGAATTCAAAAGAGATGAAAGTTCGTCGTTTCGTTCGTGGATTGGCAGAACCTATGTTCACTACTCTTATGCCTGAAGTCGGACGTATGTCTTTTAAGGATGTCCTAAACTCTGCCTATGGAATTGAAGCTGGGATAGCGGAGAGAAATGCTTTTAAGGATGTTGGTAAGAAGCCCAAGATGAAGGGACAATTTTCTGGTGGATCTAGTTTAGGAGGATTTCAGTTTCATCATGGTCAAACTAATCAGCAAGGTTATTCGGGGTATCGAGCTCGTCCTCAAGCATCTTTTGGTGGGGTTGCTTCTTCTGGATCTGCTCCCATGAGTGTTTCGAATCCCAGATATTTTGTTAAGAGCACCTCTCAATCTAGTGCACAGGATTCAAATCAGACAAGGCCAGCTCAGCCCTATTGTCTTCAGTGTGGAAGTTACCATTCCGGTATATGTTTCAAGGCTACTGGTGCATGTTTTGGTTGTGGTCAATCTGGTCATCTTAGGAAGGATTGTCCAAATCCTAGAGGAGGCTTTGCTCCAGGTATTGCACGTCCTACAATACCAATGCCATCATCTTCAGCTATGTCTATTGGAAATTCTTCTGGTCCTAGTGGCAGAGGAGCAGGTGGCAAAGGTCAGACCTATAACAGAGGAGGGAGCCAAAGAGGAAGAGGTCAGGCACGTGTGCATGCCTTAACACGTCAAGATGCTCAAGCTTCTCATGCTGTGGTGGCAGGTACTTTACAAGTTTGTTCTTTAGATGCTCGAGTGTTATTTGATACGGGTTCTCATTATTCATATGTATCTCCACATCTTGCATCTCGTTTCGATAAACAACCTGAACTGTTATCCCACCCATTTCATGTTGGCACTCCGCTTGGAGTCTCCACGATGGTTCGAGTCGTATTTCGGTCTTGTGTTGTTAGAATTAATACCGTTGAAACCTTAGCTGATTTGATCTTTTTAGAACCAATGGAAGATATTGATGTCATCTTAGGCATGGATTGGTTAGCAGCTTGTCATGCTGATGTGGGCTGTTACTCCAAAACTGTGAAGTTTGACATACCGGGTATCTCACCTTTTGTTTTTAAGGGTGATGACTGTCCCACTTTAGCTAGCATCATCTCATCTATGAGTGCTATGCAATTGATGGATAAGGAAAACCAAGGATTTCTGGCAGTTGTTAGAGATGTTGATGCCGAAGTGCCTAGTCTTGATCAGGTTCCTATTGTTAGAGAATTCCCTGACGTGTTCCCTGATGAGCTACCGGGGATGCCGCCTGACCGTGAAGTTGAGTTTTCCATAGAATTGGCTCCGGGAGTCCAACCTGTGTCCATTCCTCCCTATCGTATGGCTCCAACTGAGTTACgagaattaaaattttaa
- the LOC107612715 gene encoding ATP-dependent RNA helicase glh-2-like isoform X3 translates to MTVTEYAKEFTRLSKSAPYLVNSKEMKVRRFVRGLAEPMFTTLMPEVGRMSFKDVLNSAYGIEAGIAERNAFKDVGKKPKMKGQFSGGSSLGGFQFHHGQTNQQGYSGYRARPQASFGGVASSGSAPMSVSNPRYFVKSTSQSSAQDSNQTRPAQPYCLQCGSYHSGICFKATGACFGCGQSGHLRKDCPNPRGGFAPGIARPTIPMPSSSAMSIGNSSGPSGRGAGGKGQTYNRGGSQRGRGQARVHALTRQDAQASHAVVAEL, encoded by the coding sequence ATGACAGTGACTGAGTATGCTAAGGAGTTTACTAGACTTTCTAAGAGTGCTCCGTACTTGGTGAATTCAAAAGAGATGAAAGTTCGTCGTTTCGTTCGTGGATTGGCAGAACCTATGTTCACTACTCTTATGCCTGAAGTCGGACGTATGTCTTTTAAGGATGTCCTAAACTCTGCCTATGGAATTGAAGCTGGGATAGCGGAGAGAAATGCTTTTAAGGATGTTGGTAAGAAGCCCAAGATGAAGGGACAATTTTCTGGTGGATCTAGTTTAGGAGGATTTCAGTTTCATCATGGTCAAACTAATCAGCAAGGTTATTCGGGGTATCGAGCTCGTCCTCAAGCATCTTTTGGTGGGGTTGCTTCTTCTGGATCTGCTCCCATGAGTGTTTCGAATCCCAGATATTTTGTTAAGAGCACCTCTCAATCTAGTGCACAGGATTCAAATCAGACAAGGCCAGCTCAGCCCTATTGTCTTCAGTGTGGAAGTTACCATTCCGGTATATGTTTCAAGGCTACTGGTGCATGTTTTGGTTGTGGTCAATCTGGTCATCTTAGGAAGGATTGTCCAAATCCTAGAGGAGGCTTTGCTCCAGGTATTGCACGTCCTACAATACCAATGCCATCATCTTCAGCTATGTCTATTGGAAATTCTTCTGGTCCTAGTGGCAGAGGAGCAGGTGGCAAAGGTCAGACCTATAACAGAGGAGGGAGCCAAAGAGGAAGAGGTCAGGCACGTGTGCATGCCTTAACACGTCAAGATGCTCAAGCTTCTCATGCTGTGGTGGCAG